Proteins from a genomic interval of Medicago truncatula cultivar Jemalong A17 chromosome 3, MtrunA17r5.0-ANR, whole genome shotgun sequence:
- the LOC11416444 gene encoding beta-glucosidase 42, with the protein MVKKEEFLRENGFEKEQKVSRSDFPSDFVFGVATSAYQIEGASNEGGRGPCIWDAFTHTEGKILDKSNGDVAVDHYHRYLEDIDLIAKLGFSAYRFSISWSRIFHDGLGTKVNDEGIAFYNNVINALLERGIQPYVTLYHWDLPLHLDESMGGWLNKKIIEYFAVYSETCFASFGDRVKNWITINEPLQTAVNGYDLGIFAPGRCENRSVEPYLAAHHQILAHAAAVSIYRSKYKDKQGGQVGLVVDCEWSEPNSDKIEDKSAAARRLDFQIGWFLHPLYHGEYPETMRERLGDQLPKFSEEDKKLLLNSLDFIGLNHYTTRLISHVTESGESYYYNAQAMERIVEWEDGQLIGEKAASEWLYVVPWGLRKVINYVSQKYPAPIYVTENGMDDEENDSLSLHEMLDDKLRVQYFKGYVSSVAQAMKDGADVRGYFAWSLLDNFEWAQGYTKRFGLVYVDYKNGLTRHPKSSAYWFSRFLKDGTNKKGKEE; encoded by the exons ATAGAAGGTGCTAGCAATGAGGGTGGCAGAGGTCCTTGTATATGGGATGCCTTTACACACACTGAAG gaaaaataCTTGACAAAAGCAATGGTGATGTAGCAGTTGATCACTATCATCGGTATTTG GAAGATATTGATCTTATAGCCAAGTTGGGTTTTAGTGCTTACAGATTTTCAATTTCTTGGTCTCGTATTTTCCATG ATGGCTTAGGAACCAAAGTCAATGATGAAGGGATAGCATTTTACAACAACGTTATTAATGCTCTTCTAGAAAGAG GTATTCAACCTTATGTAACTTTGTACCATTGGGATCTTCCACTTCATCTTGACGAGTCAATGGGAGGatggttgaataaaaaaataat AGAATACTTTGCAGTCTATTCAGAAACTTGCTTTGCAAGTTTTGGTGATAGAGTGAAGAACTGGATTACTATCAATGAGCCCCTTCAAACCGCAGTTAATGGGTATGATCTTGGAATTTTTGCTCCTGGAAGATGTGAAAATAGATCAGTAGAGCCATACTTAGCAGCACATCATCAAATCTTAGCTCATGCAGCAGCTGTTTCCATTTACCGAAGCAAGTACAAG GATAAGCAAGGAGGACAAGTGGGGCTGGTTGTAGACTGTGAATGGTCAGAGCCTAACTCTGATAAGATTGAAGATAAATCCGCTGCTGCTAGACGCTTAGATTTTCAGATTGGCTG GTTCTTGCATCCACTGTATCATGGAGAGTATCCTGAAACTATGCGTGAACGACTTGGAGACCAGCTTCCCAAATTCTCAGAGGAGGATAAAAAACTTCTTTTGAATTCTTTAGACTTTATTGGTCTAAATCACTATACAACAAGGTTAATTTCACATGTGACAGAATCTGGAGAAAGTTATTACTACAACGCACAGGCGATGGAGAGAATTG TTGAATGGGAAGATGGTCAGCTCATTGGTGAGAAG GCAGCATCAGAGTGGCTATATGTTGTTCCTTGGGGTCTTCGGAAGGTTATTAATTATGTATCACAAAAATATCCTGCCCCTATTTACGTCACAGAGAACG GTATggatgatgaagaaaatgatagcTTGTCATTACATGAGATGCTAGATGACAAACTGAGGGTTCAATATTTCAAGGGATACGTATCATCAGTTGCGCAGGCTATGAA GGATGGAGCAGATGTGAGAGGATACTTTGCATGGTCATTACTGGACAACTTCGAATGGGCTCAAGGTTATACCAAACGCTTCGGATTGGTCTATGTAGATTACAAAAATGGACTCACTAGGCACCCAAAGTCTTCTGCATATTGGTTTTCACGGTTTCTGAAAGATGGGACAAACAAGAAGGGTAAAGAAGAGTAG
- the LOC11415428 gene encoding beta-glucosidase 42 — MVKKEEFLRENGFEKEGLEEVSRSDFPSDFVFGVATSAYQIEGASKEGGRGPSIWDAYAYTEGKILDKSNGDVAVDHYHRYKEDIDLIAKLGFSAYRFSISWSRIFPDGLGTNVNDEGITFYNNIINALLEKGIQPFVTLYHWDLPLHLEESMGGWLNKKIIEYFAVYADTCFASFGDRVKNWITINEPLQTAVGGYDAGVNAPGRCENRSVEPYLAAHHQILAHAAAVSIYRSKYKDKQGGQVGLVVDSEWAEPNSDKIEDKSAAARHLDFHLGWFLHPLYYGDYPEVMRERLGDQLPKFSEEDKKFLLNSLDFIGLNHYTTRLISHVTESTEECHYDKAQQLDRIVEWEGGDLIGEKAASEWLYAVPWGLRKIINYISQKYATPIYVTENGMDDEDNDSLSLNEMLDDKMRVRYYKGYLASVAQAIKDGADVRGHFAWSLLDNFEWAQGYTKRFGLVYVDYKNGLTRHPKSSAYWFSRFLKDGANKKGKEQ, encoded by the exons ATGgtaaagaaagaagaatttcTGAGAGAAAACGGTTTTGAGAAAGAAGGACTAGAAGAAGTCTCACGCAGTGACTTCCCTTCTGATTTCGTCTTCGGAGTCGCCACTTCTGCTTATCAG ATAGAAGGTGCTAGCAAGGAGGGTGGTAGAGGTCCTAGTATATGGGATGCCTATGCTTATACTGAAG GAAAAATACTCGACAAAAGCAATGGCGATGTAGCAGTTGATCATTATCATCGTTACAAG GAAGATATTGATCTTATAGCCAAGTTGGGTTTCAGCGCTTACAGATTTTCAATTTCTTGGTCTCGTATTTTCCCAG ATGGCTTAGGAACCAATGTCAATGATGAAGGGATAACATTTTACAACAACATTATCAATGCTCTTCTTGAAAAAG GTATTCAACCTTTTGTAACTTTGTACCATTGGGATCTTCCACTGCATCTTGAAGAGTCAATGGGAGGTTGGTTgaacaaaaaaatcat AGAATATTTTGCAGTCTATGCAGATACTTGCTTTGCAAGTTTTGGCGATAGAGTGAAAAACTGGATTACTATTAACGAGCCCCTTCAAACCGCAGTTGGTGGGTATGATGCTGGAGTTAATGCTCCTGGAAGATGTGAAAATAGATCAGTAGAACCATACTTGGCAGCACATCATCAAATCTTAGCCCATGCAGCAGCTGTTTCCATTTACCGAAGCAAGTACAAG GATAAGCAAGGGGGACAAGTGGGGTTGGTGGTAGACAGTGAATGGGCAGAGCCTAACTCTGATAAGATTGAAGATAAATCTGCTGCTGCAAGACATCTAGATTTTCATCTTGGCTG GTTCTTGCATCCACTATATTATGGAGACTATCCTGAAGTTATGCGTGAACGACTTGGAGATCAGCTTCCGAAATTCTCAGAGGAggataaaaaatttcttttgaacTCTTTGGACTTTATTGGTCTAAATCACTATACAACAAGGTTAATTTCACATGTGACAGAAAGCACCGAAGAATGCCATTACGACAAGGCACAACAGCTGGACAGAATTG TTGAGTGGGAAGGTGGGGACCTCATTGGTGAGAAG GCAGCATCAGAGTGGCTATATGCTGTTCCTTGGGGTCTTCGGAAGATTATTAATTACATATCGCAAAAATATGCTACTCCAATATATGTCACAGAGAACG GTATGGATGATGAAGACAATGATAGCTTGTCACTAAATGAGATGCTAGATGACAAAATGCGAGTTCGCTATTATAAGGGATACCTTGCATCAGTTGCGCAGGCTATAAA GGATGGAGCTGATGTGAGAGGACACTTTGCATGGTCATTACTGGATAACTTCGAATGGGCTCAAGGTTATACCAAACGTTTCGGATTGGTCTATGTAGATTACAAAAATGGACTCACCAGGCACCCAAAGTCTTCTGCATATTGGTTTTCGCGGTTTCTTAAAGATGGGGCAAACAAGAAGGGTAAAGAACAATAG